The following are encoded together in the Lactuca sativa cultivar Salinas chromosome 1, Lsat_Salinas_v11, whole genome shotgun sequence genome:
- the LOC111916741 gene encoding NAC domain-containing protein 100, whose protein sequence is MMEDNNLFGLVKEDDQMDLPPGFRFHPTDEELITHYLSIKVVDANFCAKAIGEVDMNRIEPWELPRLAKMGEKEWYFFCVRDKKYPTGMRTNRATAGGYWKATGKDKEIFRRKVLVGMKKTLVFYKGRAPKGEKTNWVIHEYRLEGKSCQKLRKSAKNEWVICRVFHKTSGGNKVQDTGLTKMNSGGNERLPSSLPPLMDSPVATCGDKIPKQIISQPLHVPCFSSPINIQQKDMFNGFLNNPDFNLSSNFDHQRIGNAISIGQSVHQIQYPQNSAFAVNDQAMLRGLIEKYGQNMKLERDIITGSQDTGLSTEMNTEISSHMSNLEMGKRRFEDQETPSTSIAAIDMDCFWNY, encoded by the exons ATGATGGAGGACAACAATCTGTTTGGGCTTGTTAAGGAGGATGATCAGATGGATTTGCCTCCTGGGTTTCGATTTCATCCGACTGATGAAGAATTaatcactcattatttgtcgaTCAAAGTGGTTGACGCCAATTTCTGTGCTAAAGCAATCGGAGAGGTTGATATGAACAGAATTGAACCATGGGAGTTGCCAA GGTTGGCGAAAATGGGGGAAAAAGAATGGTATTTTTTCTGTGTGAGAGATAAGAAGTATCCCACCGGAATGAGGACTAACAGAGCAACTGCAGGTGGGTACTGGAAAGCTACCGGAAAAGATAAGGAGATTTTCCGGCGAAAAGTGCTCGTCGGAATGAAAAAAACCTTGGTGTTCTACAAAGGGAGAGCTCCAAAAGGTGAAAAAACGAACTGGGTTATTCACGAATATAGATTAGAAGGCAAATCCTGCCAAAAACTACGCAAATCGGCCAAG AATGAGTGGGTGATTTGTCGTGTGTTTCATAAGACTTCCGGCGGAAATAAAGTCCAAGATACAGGGCTGACGAAGATGAATTCTGGTGGTAACGAACGGCTTCCATCTTCTCTGCCTCCATTGATGGATTCTCCCGTGGCGACGTGTGGTGACAAGATACCTAAACAAATCATATCCCAGCCACTCCATGTGCCCTGCTTCTCCAGTCCGATCAACATCCAACAGAAAGACATGTTCAACGGTTTTCTAAACAATCCTGATTTCAATCTCTCTTCAAATTTTGATCACCAGAGGATTGGAAACGCCATTTCCATCGGTCAATCTGTTCATCAAATTCAATACCCACAGAATTCTGCATTTGCAGTCAACGATCAAGCAATGCTGAGGGGTTTAATCGAGAAGTATGGTCAAAACATGAAACTGGAAAGAGATATAATTACTGGTTCACAAGACACGGGGCTGAGCACTGAGATGAACACCGAAATCTCGTCCCATATGTCTAATCTTGAAATGGGTAAGAGGAGATTTGAAGATCAAGAAACCCCATCAACTTCAATTGCAGCAATTGATATGGATTGCTTCTGGAATTACTAA
- the LOC111916740 gene encoding uncharacterized protein LOC111916740 — protein sequence MGKDAKGGGKGKAKQAGGSEDGGAKGKAKGGKASDGLGTCTYVKARHILCEKQGKINEAYKKLQDGWLSNGDKVPPAEFAKIAAEYSECPSGKKGGDLGWFPRGKMAGPFQEVAFNTVVGATSPPFKSTHGYHIILAEGRKN from the exons ATGGGAAAGGATGCAAAGGGAGGTGGAAAGGGAAAAGCAAAACAGGCGGGTGGCAGTGAGGATGGTGGTGCAAAAGGCAAAGCAAAAGGTGGAAAGGCTAGTGATGGCCTTGGAACCTGCACATATGTAAAAG CAAGGCACATTTTGTGTGAAAAGCAAGGTAAAATCAACGAAGCATACAAAAAGCTGCAAGATGGATGGCTTAGCAATGGAGATAAGGTTCCTCCAGCTGAGTTTGCAAAG ATAGCAGCTGAATATTCAGAATGCCCATCAGGGAAGAAAGGTGGAGACCTTGGATGGTTTCCACGTGGGAAGATGGCTGGACCATTTCAAGAGGTTGCTTTTAACACTGTTGTTGGGGCTACTAGTCCACCCTTTAAGTCAAC ACATGGGTATCACATTATCTTGGCTGAAGGGCGAAAGAATTAG
- the LOC111916739 gene encoding ribulose-phosphate 3-epimerase, chloroplastic translates to MTTASLSSTTLVQSQINGFGKLLKPSVFQPTYTRRAIRTVVKASRVDKFSKSDIIVSPSILSANFAKLGEQVKAIDAAGCDWIHVDVMDGRFVPNITIGPLVVDALRPVTDLPLDVHLMIVEPEQRVPDFIKAGADIVSVHCEQSSTIHLHRTVNQIKSLGAKAGVVLNPGTPLSTIEYVLDVVDLVLIMSVNPGFGGQSFIESQVKKISDLRRMCVEKGVNPWIEVDGGVTPLNAYKVIEAGANALVAGSAVFGAKDYAAAIKGIKTSTRPVAVPA, encoded by the exons ATGACAACTGCTTCCTTGAGTTCCACAACCCTGGTTCAATCACAGATTAATGGGTTTGGCAAGCTTCTAAAACCCTCCGTCTTTCAACCCACTTACACAAG GAGAGCGATTAGAACTGTTGTGAAGGCTTCTCGAGTTGATAAATTTTCAAAGAGCGATATCATTGTTTCTCCATCGATTCTCTCTGCAAACTTCGCCAAGTTGGGAGAACAG GTGAAAGCCATAGATGCGGCAGGTTGTGATTGGATTCATGTTGATGTAATGGATGGCCGATTTGTTCCTAATATAACAATTGGACCTCTTGTTGTGGACGCATTAAGGCCAGTAACAGATCTCCCATTGGACGTTCATCTG ATGATTGTTGAACCTGAGCAACGAGTGCCCGATTTTATAAAAGCTGGAGCAGATATTGTCAGTGTCCATTGCGAGCAATCTTCTACTATCCATTTACACCGAACAGTTAATCAA ATCAAGAGTCTAGGAGCCAAAGCTGGAGTCGTTCTGAACCCCGGGACACCATTATCCACCATAGAATatgttcttgatg TGGTGGATTTGGTTTTGATCATGTCTGTAAATCCTGGGTTTGGTGGTCAAAGCTTCATTGAGAGCCAAGTGAAGAAGATCTCAGACCTGAGGAGAATGTGTGTGGAGAAG GGTGTGAACCCATGGATCGAAGTAGATGGTGGAGTTACTCCCCTCAATGCATACAAG GTTATTGAGGCTGGGGCCAATGCTTTGGTTGCTGGTTCTGCTGTTTTTGGAGCTAAAGATTACGCCGCAG CAATCAAAGGTATCAAAACCAGCACAAGACCTGTAGCAGTTCCTGCATAA
- the LOC111916738 gene encoding putative pentatricopeptide repeat-containing protein At1g74400, with translation MRFLKSSSLIHFHRVFPKFSLTKPSQIHSHGQTRSRPNEVLKEYLKANATTKAIRFLRDLIRKSISSIDSYSLLYIIKVCTRKSSPYEARQFHTLVVKLSYNSIIFVQTSLINYYSAVANLADARQVFDEIPTKNLVCWTALISAYVDNQKPNTALKLFREIQMNNFEPDEVTLVVALSACADLGALDIGKWIHNFIRRSKNLNKDLPLYNALLNMYTKCGDIKSAKMLFNTIKNKNVTTWTSMITGHAIHGQAKEALALFTAMTDSKIVPNDVTFIGVLMACSHVAMVDEGKHYFKIMSEEYGLKPKVSHFGCMIDLLCRAGCLQEAKDFILEMPERVRPNAVMWRTLLGACSVHGDVDLGEEVRWRLGEFEENWGGDDVLMGNMYASRGIWEKKEMSRNCVDKRIPGCSLIEVGSEIYEFVAADSDHPFGCKIYEVIQSLFGNMRASSYGCTFDL, from the coding sequence ATGAGATTCTTAAAATCTTCATCCCTAATCCATTTCCATAGAGTTTTTCCCAAATTTTCACTCACCAAACCTTCTCAAATCCATAGCCATGGCCAAACCAGGTCAAGACCCAATGAAGTGCTTAAAGAGTATCTAAAGGCCAACGCTACAACTAAAGCCATACGTTTCCTTCGTGATTTGATCAGAAAAAGCATTTCATCCATTGATAGCTACTCTCTATTGTACATCATCAAGGTCTGCACACGAAAGTCTTCACCATACGAAGCCCGACAATTCCATACCCTTGTCGTGAAACTCAGTTACAATTCCATCATCTTCGTACAGACATCACTGATCAATTACTATTCCGCAGTCGCTAATCTAGCGGATGCACGCCAGGTGTTCGACGAAATACCCACAAAGAATCTTGTTTGTTGGACAGCGTTGATTTCCGCCTATGTTGACAACCAAAAACCAAACACTGCTCTCAAACTGTTCAGGGAGATACAGATGAACAATTTTGAGCCTGATGAAGTCACCCTCGTGGTTGCTCTCTCTGCATGTGCTGATCTTGGTGCATTGGACATTGGTAAATGGATTCATAACTTCATCCGAAGAAGCAAAAATCTCAACAAAGACTTACCTTTATACAATGCTCTCTTGAACATGTACACGAAATGTGGAGACATCAAAAGTGCTAAGATGTTATTTAACACCATCAAAAACAAAAATGTCACAACCTGGACTTCCATGATTACAGGACACGCAATCCATGGTCAAGCCAAGGAAGCTCTTGCCCTTTTCACAGCCATGACAGATTCCAAAATCGTGCCTAATGATGTGACCTTCATTGGGGTTCTAATGGCATGTAGTCATGTAGCCATGGTGGATGAAGGAAAGCACTATTTCAAGATTATGAGTGAGGAATACGGATTAAAACCTAAAGTTTCGCATTTCGGTTGTATGATTGATCTTTTATGTAGAGCAGGATGCTTACAAGAAGCTAAAGATTTCATTTTGGAGATGCCTGAGAGAGTGAGACCGAATGCGGTGATGTGGCGGACTTTGCTTGGTGCATGTAGTGTTCATGGGGATGTTGATCTTGGTGAAGAGGTGAGGTGGCGATTGGGTGAGTTTGAGGAGAATTGGGGTGGTGATGATGTTTTAATGGGGAATATGTATGCTTCAAGAGGGAtatgggagaagaaggagatgagTAGGAATTGTGTTGATAAGAGAATTCCAGGGTGTAGTTTGATTGAGGTGGGGAGTGAAATTTATGAGTTTGTGGCTGCAGATTCTGATCATCCATTTGGTTGCAAGATTTATGAGGTTATTCAGAGTTTGTTTGGGAATATGAGAGCTTCTTCTTATGGATGCACTTTTGATCTTTAA